The sequence TAGCCTTTCAAGGAGTGTCGAACTAACCATGCATGCCCAATAATACTCCCTTGTCAACAACAGCTTCTTCGCTTCCCTGGGGTATCTTCGTCGTCGATGGGGTTCTCTCCGGAGATGATGCACCCGCAGCTGCAGCTGTCGCAGCCGGGGCTGATGCAGGGAGGCGCCGCCGCCATGGCAAACTCGGACGTGTTCAGAAGAATCATGCAAGCGCAACTAGGAGCAAAAGATGGATCCCATTCACAGGTTAGCGTCTCTTCAACAACTGGCATATACATACCTTGTTTAGTTACTCCAGCAACGAGGTAGAGGATGACACACCTCATTAAGATAAACAACTTAATTTGCTCCCAAAACCATAGTACCTCAGCAGTCAACAGTTCCCAAAGATCCACTACCTACCAATGTGCTAGATAGACCATAGTGTGACTGAGGCCTACGCCGGCCTGTAGGCTAGCAGCTAGCAGCCTATTAGATCGCCAGTAGGAGTATGAAATGAATAATTTGAACAAGTACGTGCATGCATACATAGGTACCTAACGTGTGCAGCAGCTTCATGCATAAACAACATGTGGATGATGAATTACTAACATGTTGAACCTAAGCTTGGTTGCTTGCTTATAAGGTTTCCGTTTGGTTTTGTTGTTTGGATTGCGCAGATGGCCCACGCATTGAATGGCCCGTTCAGCGATCACGTTGCGCAGATGGCGTACCCGTCCATGGGCTCCTCGCACTCCCACTCGCAGGACCTCAGCATCAGGCCGTCCCAGGACGCCTACCAAATGTGACGGGAGATGCCATTGCCAGCCCCGCGCGTGACCTGAGGCTGAGAGCCACCCGACCCGAGTTTGTTTGTCCAGCTAGCCGGCCTAGCTATCAATCATCTGACCGCCAACGGGACGGGCTGCAGAGGCCACATGCACGAGCAATATGACCactgaagctgctgctgctgctgcccgtgcgtgcgtgcgtgcagtgCACAGCTGGAGCCTTTAACTCCTCCCGTGCGCCGTGCGTGCGTGGCCGTGTGTAAATCGATCCATGGATCATGGATGGATCGGTCGTGTTCTTGTTGTATTCGGGGCTGGAACTGGAAAAAGGGGTCGAGCAGCCCCACGGGGTGAAATGAAATCCTGTGGCGTGGAATGGACGGGAATTGTGCTCTGTCTGCATTTATGTGTGGTGCACGAGGCGGTGGCAGTGGCAGCGGCTGAtgaattgctgctgctgctgctgcaggatATCTCATCTCAGGGACGCAAGCACAAGCACAACCAGCACGTCCCAGAACTATGGGGGTGCATGGCGGTGTTCAAACATCGAACGGGAATCTCCACCTGCACGAGTACGAAAGAATGGCAAGATGATTAAGCGTCTCCGTCGATTGATTCAGTGCTCCAGGCCAGCACGAACGTTTTTACCAGCCCCGGGCTACCTCATCATCTTCTCGTAGCGTGTTCGTGCGTGGCCGTATGGCAAATCGATTTGCTAGCTTCAGGCTCGCTGATGCGTTCGCATGCATGGTCACACGACACGACGAAAGCCGTAGCGCCCAGTGCATGCAGGTGACGCCGAAGCGGACAATGCTAGGCGCACGGGTGCACGCAAACCCACAACACAGTACTTTTTACTACTAAAACACGAGTCGATCTTCGGGGTGGTACgtaacgtactccctccgttcacgaataagtgtacttctagcttttgtcctagattaaagttttaaaactttgaccaatttTATAGGGAAAAGTACTAGCATTTATGACACTAACTTAATATCACTAGATCTATTTTGAAATATACTTTTATGatatatcaatttgatgtcatatatgttatCACTCTTTTGTATATAGTTGGTCAAAATTtcaaaactttgacttaagacaaaagctagaagtacacttattcgcggacggagggagtacgtgtatTCTTCTCTGCCGGTGTCGTGTCGTCGCTAGCGGTTCCAGCCAGGACAAGCGGTTTGGCACGATTAGGATCAGTTTAATTCCTCCAACGAGGGGGGGCTCTGCTTCTagcgatctaaacgctcttatatttcttcatGGAGGGGGTACTTATTTACATCTGCCTGTGTCCTTCACACGTCGAAAACACTGGCGCAAggcgatttttttttttttttttttttgcgaatagcaTGGCGATTTCGTGAACGCCTTTTTTTAGGCAAACTCGGCTGTTGATCGTGCAACGATTTATCTAGAGACAAATATAGGAGAGAGAGGTCGATCCCGGTTGGCGGTACGGTCGGAAACCCCCAGCGAAGGCGACGGCGAATGGGACAATTTTCTCGCCGTGCATGCGTTCTGCTCCTCGCGCATCTCCACACTCGTCTTGTATTCTTGTTGGCCGTAGAGACACGTAAGCGTTCTGGCCGGCTGGTTGGCTGGCTGTCTATGGCGCAGCTATGTGCCGCCTGCAGCAATTCCTATCGCATGGTCGCCTGCAGGGAGCCGGTGCTGGGCTGCCcagtgaaccccccccccccctctccctacccggcctgctgatgtcacactgctGTCACCCTGTTTTATATACACACGCAAAAatattaatcatgcatttgaaaaatgttaagcatgtatagcaaaatgttaaccatgtgtaagaaaaatgtttgtgacattgaAAAAATGACAAGTGCTTAAAAAAGTGTATGtaccatttaaaaaatgtttatacaatttACAGAAAATATTCGACCAATTAAAAATGTTTCCTACATTAGAAAATATATGTACCATTTAAAAAATATTATGAAATCAGAAAATATTCGACTGATTAAAAATTTTTCGTACATTAAAAATATACCtaccatttaaaaaaatgttcaacagtttcaaaaatgtttttctcatattttcaaaaaaatgtataCAACGTCAAAAAAAATTTGTTTGCTTGAAAAAATGTTTCATACCATTAAAAAATGCATATGACATTTTACAGAAACAATTCGTTGATTCAAAAACAAATTTGTGACATTTAAAAATATGtttgtttttattaaaaaaatgtacAATTTGTATTAGGAAAAAAATGCTACTGTGTATTCAAAAAAGTGTTCAAAACATGTGTTTTCAGAAAATGTACATCATGTATTTGAAACATGTCCAAATTGTCAAAAAAAGAGTGTTTCACGTGTGCTCTAAAAATGTTGTATACTGAGGAAAAAGaagacatgggggggggggggaccaaaAAATACCGACAAAGAAAcgaaaagaaaagcaaaaaaaccagagaaaatgaattaaaacaagGAAGAAACAAAAGTATAATGAAAGAAAAAACCaatgagaaaacaaagaaaaccataGCAAAATGAAAAAGAACAAAAACCAAGAAAGCCTTTGAAAAACAAATACAATGAAAGTAAAAAGGAAAAACGAAAAGAAAAAAGTTGTAAACCGGACCTGCAATGACCGCTACGAGGCGGAACAAGCGGACCTACACGCGCAGTGAGCATGCGTGCTAAAATGGGTTGACCTGCTACTGTCGCCCGTATGTGATTCCTATTAGGAATCATGGCGACATATAGTCTTGGTGGGCTGTCTACGTGCTTTGCGGGGGTGAGTGGGTCGACCAAGGCTGGGAGACAGGGAGCAGCCGTTTCCTGCTAGGTTGTGGCCCTTTGCGCCGCTTGTGTTGACGTCGGCATACATAATGATCTACCTCGATCACAACTGTAAAGAAAGCTTTTGATCAAATGTCTATTTTTGACTATAAGTTTTCATAAGAGTAAACTCTTTTTTTggcaagacgggggggggggggggggggggggggggagtacttTCGAAAAATCTGATTTATATCAACTTTTTTTTACTTGTGAGTTGGGTTCCATTCCTTTGAAATATTTGGTCTTACGAGTGTCTAATTTTAGGAATAAATCGGAAAGGAAAAGATGATGTTGTCTAATTTTAGGAATAAACCTTTGGATGACCTCTCTTTCGCTAaacattttttttcacaaaaaaaaaccttAGTTAAGGTGTACCTTGCAAAGGTTACCTCCAAAGTTACCATAAAAAATGTTACCTCTAAATTACTCCGATAATGTCAAGTGGCGTAACACATTTGCATTGGTTGTCGCTACGAGAGAGTTTTGCTGGATTTTTTTGCACCGTGGGAGGATGGGGAGAGTGTTGTGCACATTTTTCTGTGAGATCtgatttttaaaatgaaatatctCGCAAAGCGAGCTTCTAAACTATTTTCATAGTCGCATTCCTCATGTCGGGACCTCCGAAGTTAGATCCCATATTGACAGGCTTTGATGAATTCTTTTCTGGACGTTATGTTCCCCCATCAAGAACTAATTTGTGTCTCCACTATAACGTACTTGTGCTTCATGCTGCAACAAAGTGGTACTCACCACGGGCAATGTAGTCCCATGTGCTGCAAGTTATGCTTTCTGTGTACTGTAACTTGCACTTGCATAGTAATgtgcttgtgcttcacgccgcaaCAGATTGTACTCCCATGTACTGCAAGTTGTGCTTCCCGAGTAGTGCAACTTGTGTTTATGTTACAGTACAACCTGTACTCCTTGATGCAACATGTACCTCCTGCACAATGTAACGTGTACTTGGGTGCAACTTGTGCTTCATGTGTGGTGCAACTTGTACTCCCCTGTGCACCTGAGTAGTGCAACATGTACTCCCCTGTGATGCATAACAGGGCACACGATGCGCATCATGGTACAACTTGTATTCCCACCTTCTTTTTACAGTACACGGGAAATTAACAAAAAAAGGTaaagaaaaaaccaaaagaaaaagggaaaaaaccaTTTTGTTGGGAACACAGTACAAAATAAAAATATCACTACCCGTACAAACACACCCATGAACACTATACAAATGCATGGATAGATCAGTATCACCAATACAACGCAACGGAGATGAAGTAGACGTTGATAAAGATTTGCAGATTCCCACAACTAGTCATTACCTCCCAGCCGTGAGAATTTTCCCCAATCGAGACGAACGTACGACCCCTCTGCTATACAAGCGTACCATATCAATGATTCGGCAACACTTCGTCATCCAAGACAATGAGCTACCAGAGAACTAGAGACAAAGTAGCCTTCTAGCGAGAGAAAGATCACACAAATGGAAGGGGGCGCAATCTTGGACTTCTGTGTCTTTGGGGGCTGCCCCTCCACTCTATATTTATAAATGGACagggagcatgacttggaggaggGGCAGCCCCCTCCTAAGGCCAGCAAACTAAGGGGATGGAAATCCTCCCACGACCCCACCCCCGCACCAAGTGCCTTGCCCCCCAAGATGGGAGGGGCCACACCACCTTGGGCCCAATGTGGCCCATGTGTCTGCTCCCTCTTGAAATAGCCAAAGGGAGAAAGTTATAGGGCCTTCCAAAACATTCCTGGATCTTCCAGGGCCTTTCGGGGCACTCTCAGAACATTTTTGAAACATTCAGAACACTTTCGGTGCCTTTCTCACATTCTCCTATGATCTTCAAGTACTCTATCAAACCACTAGCCACTAAGCGTGTGACCCTGAAGGTTTGGTAATATGCGAATATGGCACGGAACACCTTCCGGTCAATAATTAACAACGAGATCTAGGCACCCATATAAATTCGCACACATACATGAAGATCTTTGTTGAGATTTTGCTCCCATACACAGATCCATTTGCTTCACAATATGTTACAAAATCCGGGGCGAAACTTTAATTGGTATCTTTGTGAAGCAAATCTTTGACCACAATAGCAAGTTATCTTCATTATCGGCTTGTTCTCCTTTCCCGTTGCGTATTCCAGTAAGCCCGTGATCGTTATCTCACTGTATCTGGCCAGACCGTGATCACTACCTCACTGTATCTGGCCAGACGGTGATGGATACCGTAGTACGAGTGGGCCTAAAGAGTATCTCTCCATCATCGAAGAAGCAAAAACCCCAAAGAAACCGTTCGTATGAAGGTCCACGATATTCTCATGGTCTAAAGACGTGAGTATACGTCAACACATAATATGAAAATATCGACAACAAGGTGATGATTGAATCTCATAGTATATCATAAGTTGGATCTATCAAATACCATTATTCGGCCAACAATGTGTTCTCATTATTACCAATAAAAGAGGCATCATCGTACACCGCCAACCATGCTCGTAGACCGACAACTTTGACTTCGTTGCAACTTCACCGAAGAGCACTGCCCTGCCGCGAAGGACAAGACCTCCACAATCATGCTCGACGATCTATCGACACTGGAGAGAAAAGACATAGCCCATAGAAGGCGGGCATTTGCCGCTCCGGCCTTGAGAGGGCGGCCAACCTGATTCGTCTAATGCTACATGCATGTCAAGTGTGCTACAACTGCCCAACACTAACAACCAATGGTCGGCCCCAAAAGGGCTCGCCACCGTAGACATCACCCTCATCTTACCATCACTAGCTCTCGACCAACCACTTGACCGCAACCCAGGTGTTCCTTCCAAGAGGTCTAATCTCCAAAATGATGCTTCCATCAAGGTGTAGCCACTGCCAATTCGACAAGGCAGAACTACGATTTCACCCGAAGACTATAACTCGACTACTCGAGAACTAGAGGATGGGAGAGGGGCCGAATCTCCTCGGTGACACCTTCAACAAAGAAATATGATAACACCCACGGGCCTTGTCATCGCCAGTAACGAGTAGCACCCCACCATCAGATATCTGGAGCCTGGAGCTCCTCACATACTGGTCGGAGCACAACCCACACCACCACAGTCTCGACCCGAGAGCTGAACCAGGACACAATCCCAAGGTGCACCTCCACTTCGTGACCTTGAGCGTCGCATCCCAAGCCACCTCACTAAAGCTTCCTCATACGCATCGCGCTAGTTGGATAAAACGACCAACAGGGAAACACCATGCTGCCGGCTTCCCTAGAGCTGGCCCGACATAAAAGGAAGGTTGCAGCGGTTTTAGGGTTTCTCCCCGCGCGCCGCCCGAGGGATAACACAGTATGATATCGCAATACTTAATTCGAAGTGCATATTGATACTCAGAGTAGCAGCTGGTTAATGTTTTACCACAAATACTCAGCAACCAAATAAAATACCAAGAATACAATTCTTCCCAACAGGTAATACTGAAACAGATTCAATGAAATGAATGTAGCATCGCCTACAAACAAGTAAGGCAGTTTAAAAAAAAAACTTCAGGTAGCATATACCTTGAGACTTAAGACAAAAAATTGTTCCCAACAGATGCTGAAACCGGTTCGACGAAATGAATCAAGCATCGCCTACATACATCTGCTGGACGGATTTTTATTTCCTGATACTTGCATGCTTCGGGTTGTTGTAGTCTTCGGACTTGAGAACATACAACGACCCACCAGCCTACTGTCATCCCATCAGGTCTCCTTGGATACCTGTCTCTTGGCAGGTGTTAGATTGTTTTCTGTTGCCGGAACACCTGCATTACTTTTTGGCGAGGCTTCAGCTACCACAGATGGAGAATCGTTCTTCGCAGAGGAATCTGCTGCTGATGGAGAATCCCTCCTTTCATGGTTGTTCTTCTCTCGGAGAAAATTTGCCGGGTTCGCATACGAACTTGTGCATGGCCACCTAAGAACGAAAAATGGAGATGATTGCTATATCCAAATTTGAGATATTTACACAAAAGCACATAGGAAACACACCTGCTTGAATGGATGGTTTCGCCTTCAacaatagtttcttcttcaaagatTTTTCCTATTAACAAAGAAAAGGATGAGGAACTGAACATTGACATGGTCTAATAGCAAAAAGAAGGACCAACATATAATTAATAATAATCAGGAAATTTGAACACAATTATCAGTCATTTACACAAGTTTGCAGACTAGCGATCACTACTGAGTTCTGAAAAAAAGGCAAACATGCAAATTGACCAAAAAGACCACCTCAGTAATGAGATGTCACATTCAATAAAGTCACTTCTATACTATTTTCCCCTGAGAATTCATTTAAGTAGGAGTCTGCTAGTGGACACTAGTAAAGTATATGGAAATTCAAAAAGGAAATGGCAGCTTATCAGAAAATGTGACCATAAAGTATGTAACTATTCTTAATAATTTTCAATAGTATGTTCCCATAACCATAGATTCATAGTGCTTCAACATGTTGATCAAATCACTTGTTATATAAAAGGGCCAATTTACAAATAACCATATACCATGACTACAATGCTGACTAAGTCACATGGCCCCATATTAAGAAATAATGGATCATTGTCAATATAGATTGACAAACTAGGCATGAAGATCAAATATAGCATGTACTGGTGCATAAATAATTACAATCAAAGTTCATACCATATATGCAAAATATCATGTGGGAGTATCATTCATTGGCAAAAAACATAGCCACGGACCCATAGCTCTTGACTTGTTGAAACTTAGGGTTACTGGTAGTAAGTTAGCTAATTTAACAATTAAAATGTGACCTTCAGATAGAGATATTTCAAAATCATGTACTCCCATTAGATTTTCAGTTATCGATATCTGGCTGACTTGTGAATGAAAATGCGCAAGTTATTTCCCTATTACCAGGCAGATAAACAACAAGACAGGCTATATTTTTCCATTTACAATATGAACCAAGTAACTCACTCGAAATCAGATGAGCTTAAATCAACCCTACCTCTACATAGTTGGAAGTCGTACATTAGAAAATACATAAATAGAAACACCATCATAGTTCGAGATCTACTATCAAGATACGATGCCTGACGCAGAGGTTGTGTGCTTGATTGTATGGAGCTCTGTTCTCACAAGGCTTGAGTAAAATTTGCAATAGAATTCTGCCCTTAACTTAGTTCTGGAGCAGATAGCAACTAATATGTACGATTTGTCCTGACCCACACTGAAGAAAACTTAAACAATACAAGTACGAGGTTTAATTCCTTTTGCTTATTTCATCCAGTTTTTCTGAAAGCAACTTGATGCATTGTGAACAAATGACAACTGCTACAATATCAGACGAAAATAGCAACCTATCTGACATCAAAACAAGTTTTAGAAAGTTCAGAATACTAGGTGATTATATACATCTATTAAGGTGAATCTATTTAATGCATGAAGCTGAAGACTTAAGAAGTACCTCCGTCAGAAGCCTTATTAGAGAAGTATTTGGCCTTAATGCGTGCTGCAAGTTCAGCTTGGTATCTGTTTACCTTCTGTTCATGCTCCTCAGTTTCCGGTTCACTGCACATGAGTAGGCAAAGAACTTACGATCATGTTTCATGATTTCTTACAGCAACAACAAGCAGAAGATAAAGTCTGTAACAAATGAGTAACTGTGCTCTGTCAAGGATGGGCTAAGATCTAGATGTTCAAAATTCATGATCAATTTGGTCCTGAGGTGACATGGAAGTATCAATTTGTCTTTTCCGAAGCCCATGTGTATTTAGTTTGTCTCAAACTTTCAATGGTACAAGATTCCCGATAGAAAAGGTTCAAATATTTACGGCAAAGAAAATATTAGATGGAATAGAGGTGGCATGTTCAGGTTAATTAGGATATAAAGAAAATACATGACTGTCGGAAACATAAGAACCAAAGCCTCCTTCATTCTGTCATTGTTTTGCCTTATTATTCTAGCCCTAAAGTTATATGCCACTTCTTCTCGCAAAAGAAGTAGTATGGCACTTCCACTTGCAAAAAAGAAGCGATATGCCATTTCAAATGATAGTAAAGCGTAACATCCTGGATCACTCGAAACTTAGTCCAGCACAGACCTACGGAATGGTATTTGTGAGCAAAAATGCAGGCTGTCCTTTTTCATAAGATAGATTCAACTTCACTACTATATTGCTAACAACTTGGTTCCAGGTACTATATTTATGGAACTGCAGCCTTTGGTCTTGTGTTCAAACTAATTTGCACTTACAATTTATTGTCAGGCATCGAGAAAAAGCAGAGCTTGCGTCTCAATGCATTGAAGAACGAATATTAATTAGAAGCCTAAGAGTAGGCCGAAACAACCGGCCACGAATAAAACGGCGTCCAACGGCTGACAGACACTCGTTACAACCGACAGCAATGTATTCTATCCTCATTCAGCATGTTACTCCTACCTAGTCAAAATTGTACTAAAAATTAACTTCTCCAGCATGGGTTTATGTACAATTGTTTATGTACATATGAATTCTGAAGGATCAAAATTGAACAAAACATAAAGCGCATAATCGTGAAGTCTACAATGGCATCTTTCGTGTTCTCTAGAGAACTCCATATGCTGAAGTGGAAAAGCAAACTTGGAGGAAAACCATAAAACTGAATGGTGTGCTCCTCCCGTTGTGCACAAAGAACATTGCCGCTTTCAGACATTATTAAAAGGCAAAATTGACTCACCCCACTGCATCCATTGCAGTTGCAGGTTCGGTCTTGACGTTGAGCATGGTTCCTCAGTGCGCGGCCAAACGCCGCCGGAACCTCCTGGAAGAAGGTTAGCCGCCACGCGAGCCCGCAAGAAACTGAACGCGTTGGAGAAAAAATGAACACTCGGATTACCGCGAACAGAACGCGAGCCGGTTAGGGTTCGTCACCAGCAAACCTACCGAATCGAGCCCGGAGGGGTGCCAACTCCACTCCAGTCCAGTGCCACGGGGGAGAAGAAGCCGACGGCGGGGCTGATGGGGAGAAATTTCTCGGGGGTGGCGAGCTTCGGCGGAGGGAGATGAGGGGGGCGCTGTCGCGGGGGGCGGTGGGGATGGCCAGGGGGGAGTGAAGGAAAGTCTGGGAGTCAACTGGGAACTCGCTTTGACCCTCTACGAATTTGATGGGCCCTTCTGGTCAGACTGGCAGCACCGGGGTGAGGTCGCGTTTCCAACGGCGTACTCGTAAATGGTAAGGTAAAAAAAAAAAGGAAACGACGTAAATGGTGAAGAGTAAAGTGACAGCGTGGTGTATGCGCGCATTCTTTACTCTATTTTGTTTAAATTGGCAATTTGTTATCGAATACATTAATGTTCTTTTTCCAGCTTTCGTCCCCGCTGTACAATAGACGTGTGCTAAACTTTGAAAATCATAAAAAAAATCTTTA comes from Triticum aestivum cultivar Chinese Spring chromosome 5B, IWGSC CS RefSeq v2.1, whole genome shotgun sequence and encodes:
- the LOC123112284 gene encoding uncharacterized protein, which gives rise to MLNVKTEPATAMDAVGEPETEEHEQKVNRYQAELAARIKAKYFSNKASDGGKIFEEETIVEGETIHSSRWPCTSSYANPANFLREKNNHERRDSPSAADSSAKNDSPSVVAEASPKSNAGVPATENNLTPAKRQVSKET